From Panicum hallii strain FIL2 chromosome 2, PHallii_v3.1, whole genome shotgun sequence, a single genomic window includes:
- the LOC112880662 gene encoding HMG1/2-like protein — translation MKSRARSSGADSRLSVRKSKADKDPNKPKRPPSAFFVFMEDFRKDYKEKHPNVKQVSVIGKAGGDKWKSLSEAEKAPFVSKAEKLKAEYNKKMDAYNNKPTGGPTASGDSDKSKSEVNDEDEEGDE, via the exons atgaagtcgagggCGAGGTCCAGCGGCGCCGACTCCAG GCTCTCCGTGAGGAAGTCCAAGGCCGACAAGGACCCGAACAAGCCCAAAAGGCCTCCGAGTGCCTTCTTCGTCTTCAT GGAGGATTTCAGGAAGGACTACAAGGAGAAGCACCCCAATGTCAAGCAAGTCTCCGTG ATTGGCAAGGCTGGTGGTGACAAGTGGAAGTCCCTGTCCGAAGCT GAGAAAGCTCCCTTCGTGTCCAAGGCCGAGAAGCTCAAAGCTGAGTACAACAAGAAGATGGACGCCTACAATAACAAGCCG ACTGGAGGCCCTACAGCTTCCGGTGACTCTGACAAATCCAAGTCCGAGGTGAACGACGAGGATGAGGAG GGTGACGAGTGA
- the LOC112882137 gene encoding Fanconi anemia group J protein homolog yields the protein MGAAAMAGVDADADDFVSPSSSAPPAPRARADGGVYHVGGVPVEFPYKPYGTQLAFMGRVIATLDRARRQGQSHALLESPTGTGKSLSLLCSALAWQRHYPLRSPPTAPATAPDPFLHGGGFVADDTQPQATPVIPEKAAKKKNAPTIYYATRTHAQITQVVREYRKTSYRVRMAILASRKHYCINKLACMSDNIDEQCKLLLDDNVQGSSCSEFKNAQKLSRHPSLQIGGCYEVHDIEDLVRVGQKVKGCPYFAAQHMAEAAQLVFCPYNYLISPIVRRAMDIDISGSIIILDEAHNIEDTARDAGSVDVDEESLYLLQAELQNLATDEAAAMIYQPLHDVIQGLMGWISEREDNLQNHEFGHPASYWTGEKAMKELERAGITPTHFSVLQECATKAVKAASDTESDGSHLSGGRAMTLESLFSSLSYFFANNGRNSCDYQLALQRFVKKEGKDEISSKCTMSLWCLNPAVVFREIADLTLSVILTSGTLSPMGSFASELGVQFEACLEAPHVINVDSQVFAAVLSSGPTRRKLNASYKTADNSSFQDELGTSLEEICRIVPGGALVFFPSYKLLDKLQVRWSQTGQWARLNAQKHVFVEPKGSTEELEPVLKGYYDAILGKAPVKKGRGGAKQIVKNRLAKNSSQESAKAGAALLAVCRGKVSEGIDFSDDNARVVVIVGIPFPNINDVQVKLKKRYNDSFKSSKCLLSGSEWYCHQAFRALNQAAGRCIRHKSDYGGIILIDERYNEDRNLVYISKWLRNAIKKYDSFQDTIDGLQRFFQNAEEKIKIKDRDMFPKIKLESEALSSLSDKRKLPWPELSLSNHSALQKNQKIKTECLSQKVPNIDGVAADQKKVGMCYTSPEVSKISSRSSLLVKKEISPTPNSPRMAYQLPACKVQSDSEGVADTEANYEVKTEVINFEEDDFKPRYKMTILSPLEGRSPQSPPVEEISPVASPSNYSEVNISVGINNRNLSCLSTSAATPERATYRDCHETFINRSVNSHCEKKRRLRSPMSCCTYSDHSNSASKSHCRTDYAVNIVHADLNRNAELCCKNMSMSRCENVELERNYRAEEVSEKMPMQKKLLISCIRCKTALGLEQDELLVTCSQSSSSKFYLAFLLRHGLSTIGFPEDGFQASTPAEIELLECDASSLNQNFFGKFSSQGSCHSGVWSAKDGCVYKAVTCPFCFSENTCATILGVQVLATDKPNQQLVEKVLLFSERLDVKPEPSKRQASKTWRNSSNSISPPPVMDLESFAYKPLKKDPVPLNSRRSKLRLPSTNKPTTGT from the exons AtgggcgccgccgccatggccggcgtcgacgccgacgccgacgactTCGTCTCGCCGTCGTCATCGGCGCCTCCCGCCCCGCGAGCGCGGGCCGACGGAGGCGTGTACCATGTGGGCGGCGTGCCGGTGGAGTTCCCCTACAAGCCCTACGGGACGCAGCTGGCGTTCATGGGGCGGGTCATCGCCACGCTCGACCGCgcgcggcggcaggggcagTCGCACGCGCTCCTCGAGTCTCCCACCGGCACCGGCAagtccctctccctcctctgctccgcgCTCGCCTGGCAGCGGCACTACCCGCTCCGCTCCCCACCCACCGCGCCCGCCACTGCCCCCGACCCGTTCCTCCACGGCGGAGGATTCGTCGCCGACGATACCCAGCCGCAGGCGACGCCGG TCATCCCAGAGAAGGCGGCCAAGAAAAAGAACGCTCCGACCATCTATTACGCGAC GAGGACGCACGCGCAGATAACCCAGGTTGTCCGGGAGTACCGCAAGACGTCGTACCGAGTGCGCATGGCCATCTTG GCCTCAAGGAAGCATTACTGCATAAATAAGCTTGCTTGCATGAGTGACAACATTGATGAGCAATG CAAGTTGCTGCTAGACGACAATGTTCAAGGTTCCTCATGCTCAGAATTCAA GAATGCTCAGAAGCTAAGTCGACATCCATCCCTTCAGATTGGTGGCTGCTATGAAGTTCATGATATTGAGGATCTTGTCAGGGTTGGCCAGAAAGTGAAGG GATGTCCATACTTTGCTGCACAACACATGGCAGAAGCAGCACAGCTGGTTTTCTGCCCATATAATTACCTGATTAGTCCGATTGTCAGGAGGGCAATGGACATTGATATCAGTGGCTCAATCATTATTCTTGATGAGGCACA CAACATAGAAGATACAGCACGTGATGCTGGAAGTGTTGATGTCGATGAAGAATCACTTTACT TATTGCAGGCAGAACTACAAAACTTGGCCACTGATGAGGCTGCTGCAATGATATACCAACCCCTACATGATGTTATTCAG GGTCTTATGGGTTGGATTTCTGAGCGGGAGGACAATCTGCAGAATCATGAGTTTGGACATCCCGCTTCATA TTGGACTGGTGAAAAGGCTATGAAAGAACTCGAGCGGGCTGGTATTACTCCAACACACTTCTCGGTATTGCAAGAATGTGCAACAAAG GCAGTTAAAGCTGCTTCCGATACTGAATCAGATGGATCACACTTAAGTGGTGGTCGTGCTATGACACTAGAGA GTCTATTCTCTTCATTGAGTTACTTTTTTGCTAATAATGGGCGTAATTCATGTGATTATCAACTTGCTTTGCAGCGTTTTGTTAAAAAGGAAG GCAAGGATGAAATTTCTTCAAAATGCACAATGAGTTTATGGTGTCTCAATCCTGCTGTTGTCTTTCGAGAAATTGCGGATCTAACCCTTTCAGTAATTCTGACATCTGG CACACTTTCACCAATGGGTTCATTTGCATCTGAACTTGGTGTCCAGTTTGAGGCTTGCCTGGAAGCTCCTCATGTAATTAATGTCGATTCTCAG GTTTTTGCAGCTGTTCTATCATCTGGTCCAACAAGACGGAAATTGAATGCTAGCTATAAAACTGCAGACAATTCTTCTTTCCAG GATGAACTTGGAACTTCACTAGAAGAAATATGCAGAATTGTGCCTGGTGGTGCTCTAGTGTTTTTTCCTAGCTATAAGTTGTTGGACAAATTACAAGTGCGCTGGTCTCAAACAGGTCAATGGGCACGGCTTAATGCTCAAAAACATGTGTTCGTTG AGCCCAAGGGAAGTACCGAGGAACTTGAGCCTGTTTTAAAAGGGTACTATGATGCTATCCTTGGTAAGGCTCCTGTCAAGAAAGGCAGAGGTGGTGCAAAACAGATAGTGAAGAATCGATTGGCAAAGAATTCGTCACAGGAATCTGCAAAAGCAGGAGCCGCTCTTCTTGCAGTTTGTCGTGGGAAG GTATCTGAAGGGATTGACTTCTCTGATGACAATGCTAGAGTTGTG GTTATTGTTGGCATTCCATTTCCAAATAT AAATGATGTTCAAGTAAAGCTGAAAAAGAGATATAATGATTCATTCAAATCATCAAAATGTTTGTTGAGTGGGAGCGAATGGTACTGCCATCAAGCATTTCGTGCTTTGAATCAAGCTGCAG GCCGATGCATTCGTCATAAATCTGACTATGGAGGCATAATTTTGATTG ATGAGCGATATAATGAGGACAGAAATCTCGTTTACATTTCCAAATGGCTAAGGAATGCAATCAAGAAGTATGATAGCTTTCAGGATACAATAGATGGGTTGCAAAGGTTCTTTCAAAATGCTGAG gaaaaaataaaaatcaaagaTCGTGACATGTTTCCCAAGATTAAGTTGGAATCCGAAGCACTTTCATCACTCAGTGATAAAAGAAAGCTGCCATGGCCAGAATTAAGTTTGTCAAACCACTCAGCACTGCAAAAGAATCAGAAGATAAAGACTGAATGTCTTAGTCAGAAAGTTCCAAACATTGATGGAGTGGCAGCAGACCAAAAAAAGGTGGGTATGTGTTATACATCGCCAGAAGTATCAAAAATCTCGTCGAGATCTTCTCTTTTAGTAAAGAAAGAGATCTCTCCGACTCCCAACAGTCCTCGAATGGCATACCAACTGCCTGCCTGCAAAGTTCAATCTGATTCCGAAGGTGTAGCTGATACTGAGGCAAACTATGAAGTCAAAACAGAAGTTATCAATTTTGAAGAGGATGATTTTAAGCCTCG GTATAAGATGACAATCTTAAGTCCATTAGAAGGCAGGTCACCACAGTCTCCTCCAGTTGAGGAAATTTCTCCAGTGGCTAGCCCCAGCAACTATTCTGAGGTAAACATCTCAGTGGGGATCAACAATCGAAATCTTTCTTGTCTATCCACATCAGCAGCTACTCCTGAAAGAGCCACCTACAGAGACTGTCATGAGACTTTCATCAACAGAAGTGTAAATTCTCACTGTGAGAAAAAGAGAAGGTTGAGATCCCCAATGAGCTGTTGCACTTACTCGGATCATTCTAATTCTGCAAGCAAATCACACTGCCGTACTGATTATGCTGTTAACATAGTGCATGCGGATCTTAATAGAAATGCTGAACTGTGTTGTAAGAATATGAGCATGTCAAGATGTGAAAATGTTGAGCTTGAAAGAAACTACAGGGCAGAAGAGGTCTCAGAAAAGATGCCTATGCAAAAAAAGCTTCTCATTAGTTGCATTAGATGCAAAACAGCTCTTGGTTTAGAACAAGATGAGCTTCTTGTTACTTGTTCACAGTCTTCATCATCAAAATTTTACTTGGCATTTCTTTTGAGACATGGACTATCAACTATTGGCTTCCCAGAGGATGGTTTTCAAGCATCAACTCCAGCAGAGATAGAACTATTAGAATGCGATGCTTCTTCACTCAACCAGAATTTCTTTGGCAAATTTAGCAGCCAGGGTTCATGTCATTCTGGTGTATGGTCTGCAAAGGATGGATGCGTGTACAAGGCAGTAACCTGTCCTTTCTGCTTTTCTGAAAACACATGTGCCACGATCCTCGGTGTGCAAGTTCTTGCAACTGATAAACCAAATCAACAATTGGTGGAAAAG GTGCTCTTGTTCAGTGAGCGTTTGGATGTCAAGCCTGAGCCATCTAAGAGACAG GCTTCAAAGACCTGGAGAAATTCTAGTAACTCCATCTCACCGCCACCAGTAATGGACCTCGAGTCTTTTGCATATAAGCCATTGAAGAAGGATCCAGTACCGCTGAACTCAAGAAGGTCCAAG CTAAGGTTACCTTCCACGAACAAACCCACAACTGGTACATGA